In Scophthalmus maximus strain ysfricsl-2021 chromosome 21, ASM2237912v1, whole genome shotgun sequence, one genomic interval encodes:
- the pabpn1 gene encoding polyadenylate-binding protein 2 isoform X2, protein MAEFGNGLTEESLLDSDPGHPELEDPGVGDEEPGLEEGEAAIEDPELEAIKARVREMEEEAEKLKELQNEVEKQMNLSPPPVGPVIMSIEEKMEADGRSIYVGNVDYGATAEELEAHFHGCGSVNRVTILCDKYTGHPKGFAYIEFADKESVRTAMALDESLFRGRQIKVGAKRTNRPGISTTDRGFPRARFRSRGGSFSSRARYYSGYTPPRGRGRAFRGRGRTTSWYSPY, encoded by the exons ATGGCGGAGTTCGGTAACGGCCTGACGGAGGAATCCCTACTAGATTCAGACCCCGGACATCCCGAGCTGGAAGACCCGGGCGTCGGTGACGAAGAACCGGGGTTAGAAGAGGGAGAGGCCGCGATCGAAGACCCG GAGCTGGAAGCAATCAAAGCTCGggtcagagagatggaggaagaggcagagaagctgaaggagctgcagaacGAGGTGGAGAAACAGATGAATCTGAGCCCCCCACCAG TCGGCCCTGTCATCATGTCCATCGAGGAGAAGATGGAAGCAGATGGCAGATCTATTTATGTCGGAAAT GTGGACTACGGTGCGACTGCAGAAGAGCTTGAGGCTCATTTTCATGGCTGCGGTTCAGTAAACAGAGTCACCATCCTGTGTGACAAATACACGGGGCATCCCAAGGG GTTTGCCTATATCGAGTTTGCAGACAAAGAGTCTGTTAGGACAGCCATGGCCTTGGATGAGTCCCTTTTCAGAGGAAGGCAGATAAAG GTGGGCGCAAAGAGAACAAACAGACCCGGCATCAGCACCACAGACCGTGGCTTTCCACGGGCTCGCTTTAGGTCACGGGGAGGAAGTTTCTCGTCGCGTGCACGCTACTACAGTGGCTACACGCCACCCAGAGGCAGAGGACGGGCCTTCAG
- the zfhx2 gene encoding zinc finger homeobox protein 4, with the protein MQEESGETLSSESNGVSEWLCPLCQQGQTDRSSLSLHLTEQHSVLPSCVDRLLDIAVLKLGASGGEEDKGAQKSSDSESSQPKHAEDDVTSEPGQSSKSSDATPTLVDKEMEEERIIEQGGVFPSSEPEEEGNELTGAKRQNATENTEIPDASEQSVGKNGVPAENNTRSFKCNACLETFASRTALSVHYNSASHIQRMTTGFAESDPQFPSVPVLPRPFVSNKPYQCAVCRVSYNHAITLESHMKSVLHQTRSRNAGIVAHAATSTVATAGLGGITPTAPNAVVSTPGSVSTQLVTTTNCAAPGTVMVTTTKDGEQIQTSQVAPSLLTSPVASAQAVSAFLTLLTSSPNTLSHSLLPSLFAAGAAPGAATHQLVPHPQMVMPLILNGLQAQTQQHQENQQGQLLTQCVPFVGLSTAQQALLTQRLSSLQSQWPSAGLTTNVSQPCPDEQKQTINCEREQERQDSDETVEEEVSAQIKDSDNKMTVNNKTEKLKKEDTKEAQCPNIEKKVKAENSEDNGKTHRDSTTDGGRSTNQLDLEGDKAASLNLSPAGTEKSLRNNSLSPSASVPSNSTLSPVHLNLTLSPDSTPQKSQSGTSPCGCLGTPKSSPNTNALTNNQTRSHCSTIGSIYSELPVLSEFQSEVLWAFFESRSAADAASPPREDCEALGREVGLSEDEVRRWLSQARQAKRRQRATESDRLQSSAGFTRHSQSSDYDDEESSLIIAEGEDDAEASGSQAIDLSSTRGKRRPRDLGVEGQGDSCLTSDSENEVYTSVIVSDEESQSGSVREGTESPAKGEALREVHADKGSVGGKVLRSTTVFLSDAEDEYEDEEGGGGQRSKRKKRKGEFERDEVEVKKERQDPDVDLELEAQGDPPSSQFHLMDHPEIPTSALHSLPLSLSHFSTQFLSPYVLSLTPSMVGDGSKIPVFPNPPTITRFSSSVLSPSLSSHNQTSHYLSNGGDCESALDLSMGKNSSKSASSSSSLADKIAAQKGQLLDGLGLRPTSKGLVVVQVKPESVGVMPSSNSSMSLVNCNNMKKSSIYMRSTEKMNKTLLEREQEKEREKEKERDQDPQQRRAKGKRYRDMRRSRTIIQAEQLDVLYGCYFKDPNPGKHEFEQISEWVHLPKKVVQIWFQNMRARERKGEVRFISDGTLAAVGKPLIKFTWPLSKPIFSNKPPSNNTGCITTAPIVRTLIKTEREPVKELSKPVMVKKVTPVPIKPKEVVSSTAVSPVSSSVSAVPKTKLETTSNVTMVKVAPKVNTPVLLAPPKDPIPIAPRPAQKRKLEEESEEEETDEELEDEMGPGPGTTNRMVPKLPTTPINNRPPAATVVPQKQNGLNYWTPKVPIKINTLSREQLALPTHAPPRTIPPPPTPSIAPVSPNTPSSAKVASPSPSTPVVAKSSPTESSYLPHSSSRRPRTHLSCLQLSILQSCYETCAHPNAMECEAIGTELNLPLKVVQIWFQNTRAKEKRWRLQQEKLSPLSGGKVDMSSGSYLQYNALKANRPILPKPVQLTITEPATSPVAGQPVPKETLTGRCDACNVSFESRAAARAHVFSPRHLATLRTTNFGQPTTLVNKNGTGNGGPGSAVPGSQVSHSTPVTSSGGERVIESPPPTATSNS; encoded by the exons GGGGGAGTATTTCCCTCCTctgagccagaggaggagggaaatgaACTCACAGGAGCCAAACGGCAAAATgcaactgaaaacacagaaatcCCAGACGCCAGTGAACAGTCAGTTGGTAAAAATGGTGTGCCAGCTGAAAATAACACCCGCTCATTCAAATGCAATGCCTGTCTGGAAACTTTTGCCAGCAGAACTGCCTTGAGCGTTCATTACAACTCAGCATCCCACATTCAGAGGATGACGACAGGCTTTGCAGAGAGCGATCCCCAATTTCCCTCAGTTCCTGTTCTGCCTCGGCCATTTGTATCAAACAAACCCTACCAGTGTGCTGTATGTCGAGTCTCTTACAATCACGCCATCACCCTCGAGAGCCATATGAAATCTGTCTTGCACCAGACCCGCAGCAGGAATGCTGGAATTGTTGCACATGCTGCAACCAGCACAGTGGCCACTGCTGGATTGGGAGGCATCACCCCCACTGCTCCAAATGCTGTGGTGAGCACACCTGGAAGTGTATCCACTCAGTTAGTGACCACCACCAACTGTGCTGCTCCTGGAACCGTGATGGTGACTACTACAAAAGACGGAGAGCAGATTCAAACTTCCCAAGTGGCTCCCTCCCTTCTCACCTCCCCTGTGGCCTCAGCTCAGGCAGTCTCAGCCTTCCTCACCCTCCTTACATCGAGTCCAAACACCCTCTcacactccctcctcccctccctgtttGCAGCCGGTGCTGCTCCTGGTGCAGCCACACATCAGCTCGTGCCTCACCCGCAAATGGTCATGCCCTTGATCTTGAACGGGCTCCAAGCCCAAACTCAGCAGCACCAAGAAAACCAGCAAGGCCAGCTCCTTACCCAGTGTGTGCCATTTGTAGGTCTAAGCACAGCCCAGCAAGCCCTCCTAACCCAAAGACTTAGTAGCTTACAGAGCCAATGGCCCTCTGCAGGACTTACGACAAACGTAAGTCAGCCCTGCCCGGATGAGCAAAAACAGACTATAAATtgtgagagagaacaagagaggcaGGACAGTGATGAGACGGTTGAGGAGGAGGTCTCGGCTCAGATCAAGGACAGCGATAACAAGATGACAGTCAAcaataaaacagagaaacttAAGAAAGAGGACACTAAAGAAGCACAGTGTCctaatatagaaaaaaaagtgaaggctGAGAATAGTGAAGACAATGGGAAGACACATAGAGATAGCACAACAGATGGAGGCCGCTCGACTAATCAGCTGGACCTGGAAGGTGATAAAGCAGCTAGCCTGAATCTCTCCCCAGCGGGCACAGAGAAAAGCCTCCGCAATAACAGCCTCTCGCCTTCTGCATCTGTGCCCAGCAACTCAACCCTCAGTCCTGTACATTTAAACCTTACGCTCAGCCCTGATTCTACTCCTCAAAAATCACAATCTGGGACTAGTCCTTGTGGTTGTCTTGGCACCCCGAAATCCAGTCCGAATACAAATGCCTTAACTAACAACCAAACTCGATCCCATTGTAGTACAATAGGATCAATTTATTCAGAACTTCCAGTGCTGTCAGAGTTCCAGTCGGAGGTTCTCTGGGCGTTCTTTGAGTCACGTAGCGCGGCTGATGCTGCAAGTCCTCCTCGTGAAGACTGCGAGGCGCTAGGCAGAGAGGTCGGGCTCTCCGAGGACGAGGTACGTAGGTGGCTGAGCCAAGCCCGACAAGCCAAACGGAGGCAGAGGGCGACAGAGTCTGACCGCCTGCAAAGTTCTGCAGGATTTACAAGGCACTCCCAGAGTTCTGACTATGATGATGAGGAAAGCTCACTAATTATAGCAGAAGGTGAAGATGATGCGGAAGCTTCAGGGAGTCAGGCAATAGATTTGTCTAGTACAAGAGGGAAACGCAGACCGAGAGATTTGGGAGTGGAGGGTCAGGGAGATTCCTGTCTCACGTCTGACTCAGAAAATGAGGTGTACACCTCTGTTATTGTGTCTGATGAGGAAAGTCAGAGTGGGTCTGTGAGGGAGGGTACTGAGAGCCCTGCTAAAGGTGAAGCACTCCGGGAGGTCCATGCTGATAAAGGATCAGTTGGAGGAAAGGTCTTGCGCTCCACAACTGTGTTTCTCTCCGATGCAGAGGATGAgtatgaagatgaggagggtggaggaggtcagaggtccaaaaggaaaaaaaggaagggggagTTTGAGCGTGACGAGGTGGAGGTaaagaaggagagacaggacCCAGATGTGGATCTAGAGTTGGAGGCCCAAGGGGATCCTCCAAGTTCACAGTTCCACTTAATGGACCATCCTGAGATTCCAACCAGTGCTCTGCACTCACTTCCCTTGTCCCTCTCTCACTTCTCCACTCAGTTCCTTAGTCCCTATGTCCTCTCCCTTACTCCCTCAATGGTTGGAGATGGGAGCAAAATACCAGTCTTTCCTAACCCTCCAACAATCACACGCTTCTCAAGCTCTGTTCTGTCGCCGTCACTCTCCTCCCACAACCAAACTTCTCATTACCTGTCGAATGGGGGGGACTGTGAGTCTGCTCTGGACCTCAGCATGGGAAAAAACAGCTCAAAatctgcttcttcctcctcatctctggcTGATAAGATTGCAGCACAGAAGGGACAGCTGCTGGATGGACTTGGCTTGAGACCCACATCAAAAGGTCTTGTCGTCGTCCAAGTTAAGCCTGAATCAGTTGGTGTGATGCCCTCATCTAACAGCAGCATGAGTCTTGTCAACTGCAATAACATGAAAAAGTCTAGTATTTACATGAGGTCAactgagaaaatgaataaaactttattggaaagggaacaagaaaaagaaagggagaaggaaaaggagagagaccAAGATCCGCAGCAGAGGAGGGCTAAAGGAAAAAGGTATCGGGACATGCGACGTTCGAGAACCATCATTCAAGCTGAACAACTTGACGTTCTGTACGGCTGCTATTTCAAAGACCCAAATCCTGGAAAACATGAGTTTGAACAGATTTCAGAGTGGGTCCACCTCCCAAAGAAGGTTGTTCAGATTTGGTTCCAGAACATGAGGGCGAGGGAACGAAAGGGTGAGGTCAGGTTTATCAGCGATGGCACCCTGGCTGCGGTTGGCAAGCCTCTCATCAAATTTACGTGGCCTCTATCCAAACCTATATTCTCCAACAAGCCTCCTTCAAACAATACTGGGTGCATTACAACTGCTCCGATTGTGCGCACGCTcataaagacagagagggagccTGTAAAGGAGCTGAGCAAACCAGTCATGGTGAAAAAAGTAACCCCTGTTCCCATCAAGCCTAAGGAGGTGGTTTCTTCTACTGCGGTCTCTCCTGTGAGCAGCAGTGTGTCTGCAGTGCCAAAGACCAAGCTTGAAACCACCAGCAACGTCACTATGGTCAAAGTTGCACCCAAAGTCAACACCCCTGTCCTTTTAGCTCCGCCCAAGGATCCAATCCCCATTGCCCCACGACCGGCCCAGAAACGAAAActagaggaggagagtgaggaagaagagactgATGAAGAGCTTGAGGATGAGATGGGTCCTGGACCAGGGACCACTAACCGCATGGTGCCCAAGCTGCCCACAACCCCCATCAACAACAGGCCTCCTGCCGCTACAGTGGTGCCACAAAAACAGAATGGGCTTAACTACTGGACCCCCAAAGTCCCCATAAAGATCAACACTCTATCAAGAGAACAACTGGCTCTTCCCACACATGCGCCCCCTCGGaccatccccccaccccccactcccaGCATTGCACCAGTTAGCCCGAACACCCCCAGCTCTGCCAAAGTGGCCAGCCCCAGCCCCTCCACCCCAGTCGTAGCTAAATCAAGCCCAACAGAGAGCAGCTATCTTCCCCACTCATCCAGCCGTAGGCCGCGTACACACTTGTCCTGTCTACAGCTGTCTATCCTGCAGTCCTGTTACGAGACCTGTGCTCACCCTAATGCAATGGAGTGTGAGGCGATTGGCACTGAGCTGAATCTGCCGCTCAAAGTTGTGCAGATCTGGTTCCAAAACACCAGAGCCAAGGAGAAGCGCTGGAGGTTGCAGCAGGAAAAACTG TCTCCTCTGTCAGGTGGAAAGGTGGACATGAGCTCAGGAAGCTACTTGCAGTACAACGCTCTCAAAGCCAATCGTCCCATCCTGCCCAAACCCGTTCAGCTGACAATTACTGAGCCTGCAACTTCCCCTGTGGCCGGCCAGCCAGTGCCAAAGGAAACCCTGACAGGCCGCTGCGATGCCTGTAATGTCTCCTTTGAATCCCGGGCGGCAGCGAGGGCCCACGTCTTCTCCCCACGCCATCTGGCAACCCTGAGAACCACTAACTTTGGACAGCCGACGACGCTCGTCAACAAGAATGGCACCGGTAATGGTGGACCTGGAAGTGCTGTGCCGGGCTCGCAGGTCTCTCATTCCACTCCGGTTACCAGTTCTGGAGGGGAGAGGGTTATCGAGTCGCCTCCGCCAACGGCCACCAGCAACAGTTAA